Proteins from one Bos indicus x Bos taurus breed Angus x Brahman F1 hybrid chromosome 19, Bos_hybrid_MaternalHap_v2.0, whole genome shotgun sequence genomic window:
- the RILP gene encoding rab-interacting lysosomal protein isoform X1: MEPRRAVPGAHGCGPPVAAGSGTAAELVYHLAGALGAELQELARRFGPEAAAGLVPLVVQALELLEKAAVGPTPDSLQVSAQQAELELRRLREENERLRRELRSGPQEERALLRQLKEVTDRQRDELRAYNRDLLQRSQETEALQEQLQRLLLVNAELRQKLAAVQTQLRAARDRESEREQRREAAVEPPPEPVQGQAAGPGCEQRRESEWAAAGTRAPGTPEDPADAPLPPGLPAKAGQCSFSREEVQQILQERNELKANVFLLKEELAYFQRELLTDHRVPGLLLEAMKVAVKKQRKKIKAKMLGTPEEAESSDDEDGSWLLLSSDKGDHSEPPAPESRIQSFFGQWYRGEAEAPGTETSRVAPSQLQGGEETLQPPHQEPVGRPTAPDS, from the exons ATGGAGCCCAGAAGGGCGGTGCCTGGGGCGCATGGCTGCGGGCCTCCGGTGGCCGCGGGATCGGGGACAGCCGCGGAGCTCGTGTACCACCTAGCGGGGGCCCTGGGcgctgagctgcaggagctggcGCGCCGCTTCGGGCCGGAGGCCGCAGCCGGACTCGTGCCACTGGTGGTGCAGGCGCTGGAGCTCCTGGAAAAGGCGGCCGTGGGGCCCACCCCGGACTCG CTGCAGGTATCCGCGCAGCAGGCGGAACTCGAGCTGCGGCGGCTGCGAGAAGAGAACGAGCGCCTCCGCAGAGAGCTGCGCTCTGGACCACAGG AGGAGCGCGCTCTGCTGCGGCAGCTCAAGGAGGTGACCGACCGCCAGCGGGACGAACTCCGGGCGTACAACCGCGACCTGCTGCAGCGCAGCCAGGAGACCGAGGCG TTGCAGGAGCAGCTGCAGCGCCTCCTGCTGGTGAATGCGGAGTTGCGGCAGAAATTGGCCGCGGTACAAACCCAGCTACGCGCCGCGCGGGACCGCGAGAGCGAACGAGAGCAGCGGCGCGAAGCGGCCGTGGAGCCGCCTCCAGAGCCGGTGCAGGGCCAGGCCGCGGGCCCCGGGTGCGAACAGAGGCGGGAGTCCGAGTGGGCGGCCGCGGGCACAAGAGCCCCGGGGACCCCCGAGGACCCG GCGGATGCCCCACTGCCGCCAGGGCTCCCCGCCAAGGCAGGGCAGTGCAGCTTCAGTCGAGAGGAGGTTCAGCAGATCCTTCAGGAGCGGAATGAGCTCAAAGCCAACGTGTTCCTGCTGAAGGAGGAGCTGGCCTACTTTCAGCG GGAGCTGCTCACAGACCACCGGGTCCCTGGGCTTCTGCTCGAAGCCATGAAGGTAGCTGTCAAAAAGCAGCGGAAGAAGATTAAGGCCAAAATGTTAGGGActccagaggaagcagagagcag TGACGATGAGGATGGCTCATGGCTCCTGCTCTCCAGCGATAAGGGAGACCATTCTGAACCCCCAGCCCCTGAGTCCAGAATACAGAGTTT CTTTGGCCAGTGGTATCGGGGTGAAGCAGAGGCCCCTGGGACTGAGACCAGCCGTGTGGCTCCCAGCCAGCTACAAGGAGGAGAGGAGACCCTGCAGCCACCCCACCAGGAGCCGGTGGGCAGGCCGACAGCCCCCGACTCCTGA
- the RILP gene encoding rab-interacting lysosomal protein isoform X2: MEPRRAVPGAHGCGPPVAAGSGTAAELVYHLAGALGAELQELARRFGPEAAAGLVPLVVQALELLEKAAVGPTPDSLQVSAQQAELELRRLREENERLRRELRSGPQEERALLRQLKEVTDRQRDELRAYNRDLLQRSQETEALQEQLQRLLLVNAELRQKLAAVQTQLRAARDRESEREQRREAAVEPPPEPVQGQAAGPGCEQRRESEWAAAGTRAPGTPEDPADAPLPPGLPAKAGQCSFSREEVQQILQERNELKANVFLLKEELAYFQRELLTDHRVPGLLLEAMKVAVKKQRKKIKAKMLGTPEEAESSLATSGTC; encoded by the exons ATGGAGCCCAGAAGGGCGGTGCCTGGGGCGCATGGCTGCGGGCCTCCGGTGGCCGCGGGATCGGGGACAGCCGCGGAGCTCGTGTACCACCTAGCGGGGGCCCTGGGcgctgagctgcaggagctggcGCGCCGCTTCGGGCCGGAGGCCGCAGCCGGACTCGTGCCACTGGTGGTGCAGGCGCTGGAGCTCCTGGAAAAGGCGGCCGTGGGGCCCACCCCGGACTCG CTGCAGGTATCCGCGCAGCAGGCGGAACTCGAGCTGCGGCGGCTGCGAGAAGAGAACGAGCGCCTCCGCAGAGAGCTGCGCTCTGGACCACAGG AGGAGCGCGCTCTGCTGCGGCAGCTCAAGGAGGTGACCGACCGCCAGCGGGACGAACTCCGGGCGTACAACCGCGACCTGCTGCAGCGCAGCCAGGAGACCGAGGCG TTGCAGGAGCAGCTGCAGCGCCTCCTGCTGGTGAATGCGGAGTTGCGGCAGAAATTGGCCGCGGTACAAACCCAGCTACGCGCCGCGCGGGACCGCGAGAGCGAACGAGAGCAGCGGCGCGAAGCGGCCGTGGAGCCGCCTCCAGAGCCGGTGCAGGGCCAGGCCGCGGGCCCCGGGTGCGAACAGAGGCGGGAGTCCGAGTGGGCGGCCGCGGGCACAAGAGCCCCGGGGACCCCCGAGGACCCG GCGGATGCCCCACTGCCGCCAGGGCTCCCCGCCAAGGCAGGGCAGTGCAGCTTCAGTCGAGAGGAGGTTCAGCAGATCCTTCAGGAGCGGAATGAGCTCAAAGCCAACGTGTTCCTGCTGAAGGAGGAGCTGGCCTACTTTCAGCG GGAGCTGCTCACAGACCACCGGGTCCCTGGGCTTCTGCTCGAAGCCATGAAGGTAGCTGTCAAAAAGCAGCGGAAGAAGATTAAGGCCAAAATGTTAGGGActccagaggaagcagagagcag CTTAGCCACCTCTGGAACCTGCTAA